A DNA window from Paraclostridium bifermentans contains the following coding sequences:
- a CDS encoding PolC-type DNA polymerase III: protein MENIKDYLEKLEIENNILNKQLADVYVTKVIYFKEEKIIYIYLSSKNIISYIYTDMLREEIKEKLDYFSDVKIKVRYVKLEKQKTKDIIKKYWSNILHILINLCPSLSGWVKKVEYMCIDDTLKIKLPSDLFYRRLTNQNAIQVLKNVLAEEAGIEIDIVFEKSVNRGPDVEKLIMKNDNLVEQMVKERIAESLELDDENEAEIEGNEAIVALSKEEYIYGENVNAPVEKINRLNPNSGTVCVIGEVFDVELKELRNGKVLLIAAVTDYTSSISCKLFLNDMNKDKVIDSVTKGAYLKIKGDALYDNYQRELTMTISGIKQEVKEERIDKSDVKRVELHAHTQMSSMDAICPTKKLVERAAKWGHPAIAITDHGVVQAFPEAMDAAKKHGIKAIYGVEGYLAEDEVPIIKDPNDKELSQSFVVFDIETTGFSNTNDKITEIGAVKIENFKVVDRFSELVNPETDISYKIQELTGITNDLVADKPTIEDILPKFLEFIGDDVLVAHNADFDMGFISQKSREQGLEFKNKSVDTLTLARVLLPQLKRHRLNLIAKALGIPLLNHHRAVDDAEATAHIFIKFLEMLKKEGVEKLSDVNEKLGGLDYTKIATNHITLLAKNYTGLKNLYKIVSDAHVNHFYRAPRILRSVLEKHKEGLIIGSACEAGQVFAAVKKNLPDEEIEKIIDLYDYIEVMPIDNNRFMIEKGEVKDEEELKELNRKLINVAKKFNKIPVATGDVHFLDKHEAVLRKVLKNSQGFKVDEEETYLHFRTTDEMLEEFSYLDPVEAYEVVVANTNKIADMIEDIKPIPDDTYPPVIEGSDVELREMCYEKAKRIYGDPMPKVVEARLDRELNSIIGNGYAVMYIISQKLVTKSLRDGYLVGSRGSVGSSFAATMSDITEVNPLPAHYICENEECKYSYFYEIGEWGSGADLPDKDCPKCGRPLKKDGHDIPFEVFLGFEGDKEPDIDLNFSGDYQPIIHKYTEELFGEGYVYRAGTIGTVAEKTAFGYAKKYIEENNINTTSAEALRLANGCTGVKRTSGQHPGGVMVVPHYKDVYDFTPIQYPANDTSCGVITTHFDYHSISGRILKLDILGHDVPTIIRMLEDITGIDATTIPLDDKETMSLFTSTDALGVTPEEINCPIGSLAIPEFGTKFVRQMLLDTKPTTFAELVRISGLSHGTDVWLNNAQELVQKEIVGLKDVISTRDDIMNYLIFKGLPPKMAFTIMESVRKGRGLKPEHIEEMEKNDVPEWYIWSCQQIKYMFPKAHAVAYVMMSFRLAYCKVHYPEAFYATYFTTKAEDFDADLIVKGLGAIKSKIREIEELGNEATTKEKNMLIVLEVALEMYARGIKIIPVDIYKSNAKNFQVVGEKTLLPPMIALQGVGENAAINIQNERDNGEFISKEDLRKRTKISKTVIETLTNHGSLENMSDKNQLSLF, encoded by the coding sequence ATGGAAAATATTAAAGATTATTTAGAAAAACTTGAAATAGAAAATAATATTTTAAACAAACAATTAGCAGATGTATATGTAACAAAAGTAATATACTTTAAGGAAGAAAAAATAATATATATATATTTATCTTCAAAAAATATAATCAGTTATATATACACAGACATGCTAAGAGAAGAAATTAAGGAAAAGCTTGACTACTTTAGTGATGTGAAAATTAAAGTAAGATATGTTAAATTAGAAAAACAGAAAACAAAAGATATCATAAAAAAATATTGGTCAAATATACTACATATATTAATTAATTTATGTCCATCACTAAGTGGTTGGGTGAAAAAAGTTGAGTATATGTGTATAGATGATACGTTAAAAATAAAGTTACCATCAGATTTATTTTATAGGAGACTTACAAATCAAAATGCTATACAGGTTTTAAAAAATGTATTAGCAGAAGAGGCTGGAATCGAAATAGATATAGTTTTTGAAAAATCTGTTAATCGAGGTCCTGATGTAGAAAAGTTAATTATGAAAAATGATAATTTAGTTGAACAAATGGTAAAAGAAAGAATAGCAGAATCATTAGAATTAGATGATGAAAATGAAGCTGAAATTGAAGGAAATGAAGCTATAGTAGCTTTATCAAAAGAAGAATATATTTATGGAGAAAATGTAAATGCTCCAGTTGAAAAAATAAATAGATTAAACCCTAACTCAGGAACTGTGTGTGTAATAGGTGAAGTTTTTGATGTTGAATTAAAAGAGTTAAGAAATGGTAAAGTTCTTTTAATAGCAGCAGTAACAGATTATACAAGTTCAATAAGTTGTAAACTGTTCTTAAATGATATGAATAAAGATAAAGTTATAGATTCAGTAACTAAAGGTGCTTACCTAAAAATAAAAGGTGACGCACTTTATGATAACTATCAGAGAGAACTAACGATGACAATAAGTGGGATAAAACAAGAAGTTAAAGAAGAACGTATAGATAAGTCAGACGTTAAAAGAGTTGAGCTTCATGCACATACTCAAATGTCATCAATGGATGCTATATGTCCAACAAAAAAATTAGTTGAGAGAGCTGCAAAATGGGGGCATCCTGCAATAGCAATAACAGATCATGGAGTGGTACAAGCATTTCCAGAGGCTATGGACGCGGCTAAAAAACATGGGATAAAGGCTATTTATGGTGTTGAAGGATATTTAGCAGAAGATGAAGTTCCTATAATAAAAGATCCAAATGATAAAGAGCTATCTCAAAGTTTTGTAGTATTTGATATAGAAACCACTGGATTTTCTAATACAAATGATAAGATAACGGAGATTGGTGCTGTTAAAATAGAAAACTTTAAAGTTGTAGATAGATTTAGTGAGTTGGTAAATCCTGAAACGGACATATCGTATAAAATACAGGAATTAACAGGAATTACTAATGATTTAGTAGCAGATAAACCAACGATAGAGGATATACTACCTAAGTTTTTAGAATTTATAGGTGACGATGTTTTAGTTGCGCACAATGCGGATTTTGATATGGGATTTATATCTCAAAAAAGCAGAGAACAAGGTCTAGAGTTTAAAAATAAGAGTGTGGATACGTTGACTTTAGCTAGGGTTTTATTACCACAATTAAAAAGACATAGATTGAACCTTATTGCTAAAGCATTAGGAATACCTCTTTTGAATCACCATAGAGCAGTAGACGATGCAGAGGCTACAGCCCATATATTTATAAAGTTTTTAGAAATGCTTAAAAAAGAAGGTGTTGAAAAGTTAAGTGATGTAAATGAAAAACTTGGAGGCCTTGACTATACAAAGATTGCAACAAATCATATAACTTTACTTGCTAAAAATTACACTGGCTTAAAAAACTTATATAAGATTGTATCGGATGCCCATGTAAATCATTTTTACAGAGCTCCTAGGATATTAAGGAGTGTATTAGAAAAGCATAAAGAAGGTCTAATAATAGGGTCTGCATGTGAAGCAGGACAAGTATTCGCCGCTGTTAAGAAAAATTTACCAGACGAAGAAATAGAAAAGATAATAGATCTATATGACTATATAGAAGTTATGCCAATTGATAATAATAGGTTCATGATTGAAAAAGGTGAAGTTAAAGACGAAGAAGAATTAAAGGAGTTAAACAGAAAATTAATCAATGTAGCTAAGAAGTTTAATAAAATACCAGTAGCTACAGGAGATGTACACTTCTTAGATAAGCATGAAGCTGTTCTTAGAAAAGTTTTGAAAAATTCTCAAGGATTTAAAGTGGATGAGGAAGAAACATATCTTCATTTTAGGACTACAGATGAGATGCTAGAAGAATTCAGCTATTTAGATCCAGTAGAAGCATATGAAGTAGTTGTAGCAAATACTAATAAAATAGCAGATATGATTGAGGATATAAAACCAATCCCGGATGATACATATCCACCTGTAATAGAAGGCTCTGATGTAGAACTTAGGGAAATGTGCTATGAAAAGGCAAAAAGAATTTATGGAGATCCTATGCCAAAAGTAGTTGAAGCAAGATTAGATAGAGAATTAAACTCTATAATTGGAAATGGGTACGCGGTTATGTACATCATTTCTCAAAAACTTGTTACTAAGTCGTTAAGAGATGGATATCTAGTTGGATCTAGGGGATCGGTTGGGTCATCTTTTGCGGCTACTATGAGTGATATAACAGAAGTTAATCCATTACCTGCTCACTATATATGCGAAAATGAAGAATGCAAATATTCTTATTTTTATGAAATAGGAGAGTGGGGATCAGGAGCAGACTTGCCAGATAAAGATTGTCCAAAGTGTGGAAGACCTCTAAAAAAAGATGGTCATGATATACCATTTGAAGTTTTCTTAGGATTTGAAGGAGATAAAGAACCGGATATAGACTTAAACTTCTCTGGTGATTATCAGCCAATAATTCATAAATATACAGAAGAATTATTTGGTGAAGGATATGTTTATAGAGCTGGAACTATAGGTACAGTAGCAGAAAAAACAGCATTTGGATATGCTAAAAAATATATAGAGGAAAATAATATAAATACTACTTCAGCAGAAGCATTAAGGTTAGCAAATGGATGTACAGGAGTAAAAAGAACATCAGGGCAACATCCTGGTGGAGTTATGGTTGTTCCTCATTATAAAGATGTTTATGATTTTACGCCTATACAATATCCTGCAAATGATACTTCATGTGGAGTAATAACTACTCACTTTGACTATCATTCTATAAGTGGTAGAATACTTAAACTAGACATACTAGGGCACGATGTGCCGACCATAATAAGAATGCTTGAAGATATAACCGGGATAGATGCCACAACAATACCATTAGATGATAAAGAAACTATGTCATTATTTACATCAACAGATGCATTAGGAGTAACACCAGAAGAAATAAATTGTCCAATAGGTTCACTAGCAATACCAGAGTTTGGAACTAAGTTCGTTAGACAAATGCTACTTGATACTAAGCCGACTACATTTGCAGAGCTTGTTCGTATATCTGGTCTTTCTCATGGTACTGACGTTTGGCTAAATAATGCTCAAGAGTTAGTTCAAAAGGAAATAGTAGGTCTTAAGGATGTTATATCTACTCGTGACGATATAATGAACTACCTTATATTTAAAGGATTACCTCCCAAAATGGCTTTTACAATAATGGAAAGTGTTAGAAAAGGTAGAGGGTTAAAACCTGAGCATATAGAAGAAATGGAGAAAAATGATGTCCCAGAGTGGTATATATGGTCATGCCAACAAATTAAATACATGTTCCCTAAAGCGCATGCTGTTGCATATGTAATGATGTCATTTAGACTTGCATATTGCAAGGTTCATTATCCAGAAGCTTTTTATGCAACTTATTTTACAACTAAGGCAGAAGATTTTGACGCAGATTTAATTGTAAAAGGATTAGGGGCGATAAAATCAAAGATAAGAGAAATTGAAGAATTAGGAAATGAAGCAACTACTAAAGAAAAAAATATGCTAATAGTTTTAGAAGTTGCTCTTGAAATGTATGCAAGAGGTATAAAGATAATACCAGTTGATATATATAAATCGAATGCTAAAAATTTCCAAGTTGTAGGTGAAAAAACTTTATTGCCACCTATGATAGCTCTACAAGGGGTGGGAGAGAATGCAGCAATAAATATTCAAAATGAAAGGGATAATGGAGAATTTATATCTAAAGAAGATCTTAGAAAGAGAACTAAAATTTCAAAAACTGTAATTGAAACTTTAACAAATCATGGATCTTTAGAAAATATGAGTGATAAGAATCAATTATCATTATTCTAA
- a CDS encoding CPBP family intramembrane glutamic endopeptidase, with protein MNTNLISLIIGICDVLIIFICLKISKKIFPGKNKEFNESKSRFLLKKSMVSCICMILGFVLVKSVIISNWILYLHIVPSKNIFNTYMQNATIINTIVISIQVIIIGPIIEELIFRKILLGKLLEKFSNRPIKAIVYSALIFGIVHLNVIQGVAAFGGGIILGLIYYYTKSIKATMFAHILNNFLIIIPNPIGLWMNLIYLIVGFYLIKKGNNKLKLCTC; from the coding sequence ATGAATACAAACTTAATTTCGTTGATTATAGGAATTTGTGACGTTTTAATAATTTTTATTTGCTTAAAAATATCGAAAAAAATATTTCCGGGGAAAAATAAGGAATTTAATGAAAGTAAAAGTAGGTTTTTATTAAAAAAAAGTATGGTGAGTTGTATATGCATGATTTTAGGATTTGTTTTAGTTAAAAGTGTTATAATATCAAATTGGATTTTATATTTACATATAGTTCCATCAAAAAATATTTTCAATACATATATGCAAAATGCTACTATCATAAATACGATAGTAATTAGTATTCAAGTTATTATAATAGGTCCTATAATTGAAGAATTAATCTTTAGAAAAATTTTACTTGGAAAGCTATTAGAAAAATTTAGTAATAGACCTATCAAAGCTATAGTATATTCAGCTTTGATATTTGGAATTGTGCACTTAAATGTTATACAAGGTGTAGCTGCATTTGGAGGCGGAATAATATTAGGTTTAATCTATTATTATACTAAGTCAATTAAAGCAACTATGTTTGCTCATATATTAAATAATTTTTTAATTATAATACCAAATCCAATAGGGTTATGGATGAATTTAATATATTTAATAGTAGGATTTTATCTAATTAAAAAAGGAAATAATAAACTGAAATTATGCACATGCTAA
- a CDS encoding alpha/beta hydrolase, translating to MKKSILVVVLISLVLLIGSCVVGYLVYDGSVGSSQKIKNEDIVEVFSHREGKPLDKLKKYKYEDVFINSPENGYKIEGKFIKSNIPTDKSIILVHGIESNYYEYLEKAYEYLEHGYNVMLYNQRHTGHTGGNNYTFGLYERYDLENVAKFVKKKYPNGLLGAHGHSMGAATVVMHSEINEKNKYVDFYIADSPYHEMQDAIRLGIEDKDIPLLPVGYAKFMGNIYTKVKSGFSYEDVKPYKAVQHITTPMFLIHGKEDKVCSPNSSKIIYDNIPHNKKELWLIDGVQHVNGYDILGKEYFDRIYKFIDNKVQKN from the coding sequence ATGAAGAAGTCAATTTTAGTAGTGGTTTTAATCAGTTTAGTTTTATTAATAGGATCTTGTGTAGTAGGGTATTTAGTGTATGATGGATCTGTTGGATCTAGTCAAAAAATAAAAAATGAAGATATAGTAGAAGTTTTTTCACATAGAGAAGGGAAGCCTTTAGATAAGTTAAAAAAATATAAGTATGAAGATGTTTTTATAAACTCACCTGAAAATGGATACAAAATAGAAGGTAAATTTATAAAGTCAAATATACCTACCGATAAAAGCATAATCTTAGTTCATGGAATTGAAAGTAATTATTATGAATATCTAGAAAAAGCATATGAATATTTAGAACATGGTTATAATGTAATGCTATATAACCAAAGACATACAGGCCATACTGGTGGAAATAATTATACATTTGGACTTTATGAAAGATATGATTTAGAAAATGTAGCCAAGTTTGTAAAGAAAAAATATCCAAATGGATTATTAGGAGCTCATGGACATTCGATGGGAGCTGCAACGGTTGTTATGCATTCAGAAATTAATGAAAAAAATAAGTATGTAGATTTTTATATAGCAGATTCTCCTTATCATGAGATGCAAGATGCGATAAGATTAGGAATTGAAGATAAAGATATACCGCTATTACCTGTTGGGTATGCTAAGTTTATGGGGAATATATACACAAAGGTTAAATCTGGATTTAGCTATGAAGATGTAAAGCCATATAAAGCTGTTCAGCATATTACAACTCCTATGTTTTTAATACATGGAAAAGAGGATAAAGTATGTTCTCCAAATAGTAGCAAAATAATTTATGACAATATACCTCATAACAAGAAAGAGTTATGGTTAATTGATGGAGTTCAACATGTTAATGGATATGATATATTAGGAAAAGAATATTTTGATAGGATATATAAATTTATTGATAATAAAGTTCAAAAAAATTAA
- a CDS encoding ribosome maturation factor RimP, with protein sequence MKKSTEAMIEELVLPITNENNIEIVDVEYVKEAGEYYLRIFIDKDGGVSLNDCEVVTRAINPILDEKDPIKENYFLEVSSPGLDRPLKKEKDFVRYAGRDVEVKLYKPINGLKHFEAELVELAENKVVKLIVDGEEMEFDKKDIALIRLAVKF encoded by the coding sequence ATGAAAAAAAGTACAGAAGCAATGATAGAAGAATTAGTACTTCCAATAACTAATGAAAATAACATCGAAATCGTTGATGTTGAATATGTTAAAGAAGCAGGCGAATATTACTTAAGAATATTTATAGATAAAGATGGGGGTGTATCTTTAAACGACTGTGAAGTTGTAACTAGAGCTATAAACCCTATATTAGATGAAAAAGATCCAATAAAAGAAAACTACTTCTTAGAAGTATCTTCACCAGGACTTGATAGACCACTTAAAAAAGAAAAAGACTTTGTAAGATATGCTGGTAGAGATGTAGAAGTTAAATTATATAAACCTATAAATGGATTAAAACATTTTGAAGCGGAATTAGTTGAACTAGCTGAAAATAAAGTAGTTAAATTAATAGTAGACGGTGAAGAGATGGAATTTGATAAAAAAGATATAGCACTTAT